A stretch of DNA from Synechococcus sp. PROS-9-1:
TGATTGCGGCGCATCAGATCACTGAGCGGGTTGAAGAGCGCCTGGAAGCCCGCTTCGGACCCGTTCGTTGCACCATCCATCTCGAGCCACGGGACTATGCAGAACAAGTGATCACCTTCCGTGGAACCCACGGTTAAAAACGGAGATCAAGAAAGGACGCCACTTGGAGTTCGATGATGCGTCACACTTGCCCCTGATTCCAGGCCTCGGGCCATGACTGATTCCAACAGCGATTCCCGTCAACAGGGCAGACAAGGTGAGGGCGGCGGCGGCTCCCGTGGCGGCCGCAATTCCGGCAACAAAGAGGGGGGCGGATTTCGTATTCGACTCAGTGAAAACGAAATGCGTGCGGTGAGAGCCCTTCAAGAGGCTTTCAATCTGCGTTCAACAGTTGCAGTGCTGGGTTTTGCCGTTCGCACTCTTGCTCAAATGCTGGAGGACGGCAAATTGACTGAGCTCGTCGCTCAGCAGCAAGCCCAAGGCGGCGGGCGGCGATCCGAGGACGGACGTGGAGAAGGCAATCGGGGGGAACGGAATCGAACACCTCGTCCTGATCCTTTTGCACGGCCAGCCAAACCCCAACCTCCGGCCCCTGATCCAGAGCCTGCAGCGGAGCCAGAGCCTGCAGCGGAGCCAGAGCCTGCAGCGGAGTCAGAGCCTGCACCAGAGACAGAAGCTCCTGCAGACACCAGCGCTAGCGATGGGACGGCCACGCAAGCGAGTGAAGAGAACACCGAGACAGGAGCCTGATCGATGGGGCGGCCGAGGGTTCTCTCCGGCGTTCAACCAACAGGTGCACTTCATTTGGGCAACTGGTTGGGCGCCATTCGTAATTGGGTTGATCTGCAGCACGACAACGACACATTCTTTTGTGTCGTTGATCTGCATGCCGTCACCGTTCCGCACGACCCAAATCGTTTAGCGGAGAACACCCTCAGCACCGCAGCCCTCTACCTGGCCTGCGGTCTCGACCCAGATCAATCCACCGTCTTTGTCCAAAGCCATGTCAAAGCTCACAGCGAACTGTGCTGGCTTCTGAACTGCGTGACTCCCTTGAACTGGCTGGAGCGCATGATTCAGTTCAAAGAAAAAGCAGTGAAGCAAGGCGACAACGTCTCTGTAGGCCTTCTTGACTACCCAGTGCTGATGGCCGCCGACATCCTTCTCTATGACGCAGACCTTGTGCCTGTTGGGGAAGATCAGAAACAACATCTGGAGTTAGCGCGCGACATCGCCCAACAACGCATCAACGCTCGCTTCGGCTCAGAGGATCAACCGCTCCTGCAGGTTCCCAAGCCATTGATCATGCGCGAAGGAGCAAGGGTGATGAGCCTGACGGATGGCCGCAACAAAATGAGCAAAAGCGATCCGAACGACAACAGTCGGATCACCCTGCTTGACCCACCTGCACTGATCACGAAGAAGATCAAGCGGGCCAAAACAGATCCTCAAATGGGTCTTGAGTTCAGCAACCCGGATCGACCGGAAACCGACAACCTCCTTGGCCTCTACGCCCTGCTAAGCGGCAAGGGCCGATCAGCCGCTGCAGAGGAATGTGCAGCGATGGGATGGGGAACGTTTAAGCCTCTGCTGGCAGAGGCCGCCGTGAGCGCTCTAGAGCCGATTCAAAGCCGATACAACGAGCTCATGGATGATCGGGCCGAGCTAGAGAAGGTGCTGAATCAAGGCCGTGAGCGGGCTGAAGCCGTAGCAATAGCCACCGTGGATCGTGTACGCAAGGCCATGGGCTTCCTGACGGCCTAATCATTCGGCAGCTCTTTGAAAAGATTCTCTAATACTTAAGGCTTCCTGAGAAGACTTGACCCCAGTCCCGAGAAATGCAACTAAGAACCAGCTAAAACGGCGCGTCTCGCGAGTCTCGAGCAGGGATTGATTGAGTGTTTCTGCTTATGCACAGCTGATACGCACTCGTCAAGGCCGGTAGCAAAGGACTCGCCAAAGGCTTCCCATCCCTACGAAGGTGGCAGTCCTATTACAGAACGTCACCTTTTGCTGAGCTCCTTCGCCAAGCTGCCCCGCGCCGTCTTACCGGCTTTCAGTCAAGCCAGCGGCATCGGTGTTGTCAGCATGGGGCTGCTACTCGGCCTTGCACACAGCATTCATTCTGAACGCTCCAGCGAAAGGCTTAACCAAGCAGAACAGGTGGCATCAGCCCTCCAACAAGACGTCAAGACGGACCAAAAAGCATCTCCATACACGATCACTCACGAACGACGCGCCCTGCTCAACACCATTCGCTTTGCTGAAGGGACTTGGAAGGACGGTCACGACCTTGGGTATCGCACCCTCTATGGAGGTGGACAATTTGAAGATCTCTCCAAACATCCAGAAAGGGTGGTCGTGAAGCGTTACGTCAGTGCCGCGGCCGGGGCATATCAATTTTTGCCCACCACCTGGCAAGAGGTTTCAGGTCGTTTGAACTTGCCCAGTTTCTCTCCAGACCACCAAGACCAAGCGGCTCTTCATCTGGTCAAGAGACGCGGAGCTCTCCATGAGGTGGACCAGAAAGGTTTAACGGCAAAAGCAATGAATAGCCTCGCCCCGGAATGGGCTTCTTTTCCCACCCACTCAGGACTCAGTGCCTACGGTCAACCCGTCAAAAGCCATGCTGAGCTAGCAAGCTTTTATTCAAAAAACCTTCAGACGCTCCGTCAGGGCGCCTAAAGCGAATTTTTCCTATTCGCTTCCGTCACACGGGCTGAGAGCCCCCAAACCTCGATCACGAGCTGGTGCCAAGGAGTCATCGCCTCCATCGAGATGGCCATTGCCGTAGGGGTGGCATTCACAAGGGCTCTTGTGGCAGCAATGGCCTTAAGGCCCTCATCAATTCGAACTCCCATCGCTTCGCGTTCGTCCAGGGGCATGACTGAATCCGGGCAAGCCGCTAAAAGCTCCTGCCCACGCTTGAAGCAGTGGTTGAAGTCATTGAGCAACGAGTCCAACAACGACTCGAGCAGAGCGTCCGCCTCTTGATTCATTGTCTGTTCAACTCACACCCATAGGATGGCGGGCCCTGAACAGGAAACGGTGAGCAGCGTCGCAGCAACCACCCCAGCCACGATCGCGCCTGTGGTTCTGCCCAAGACCAGCAACAGCGAAAGCCTGCTGAAGATTCGCCACTCGATGAGCCACGTGATGGCCATGGCCGTCCAGAAGCTGTTTCCCACTGCCCAAGTGACCATTGGTCCCTGGACTGAAACAGGGTTTTATTACGACTTCGACAATCCGGAACCCTTTACGGAAGCTGATCTCAAGGCGATCAAGAAGGAGATGGGAAAAATCATTGGCCGCAAGCTCCCGTTAGAGCGCATTGAAGTCAGTCGAGACGAAGCAGAACGTCGAATCAAGGCTCAAAACGAACCCTACAAACTGGAAATTCTCGAGAGACTGGTCGAGCCAATCACGCTTTACACCCTGGGGGATCAGTGGTGGGATCTCTGTGCTGGTCCTCATGTGGCCAACACAAGCGAACTCAATCCAAAAGCATTTGAGCTCGAAAGTGTGGCAGGTGCTTACTGGCGTGGTGACGAAACCAAGGCTCAGCTGCAGCGCATCTATGGCACTGCGTGGGAGACCGCCGATCAACTGGCAGAGCACAGACGCCGCAAAGAAGAAGCACTCCGTCGTGACCATCGCCGCCTCGGCAAAGACCTCGATCTGTTCTCCATCGAAGACGAAGCGGGCGCCGGGCTTGTGTTCTGGCATCCCCGGGGCGCACGCATGCGTCTTCTGATTGAAGACTTCTGGAGGCAAGCGCACTTTGAAGGGGAGTACGAGCTGCTTTACACCCCCCACGTTGCGGACATCAGCCTCTGGAAGACTTCAGGACACCTCGACTTCTATGCAGAGAGCATGTTCGGCCCCATGGAGGTGGATGAGAGGCAATACCAGCTCAAGCCGATGAACTGTCCGTTCCACGTTCTGACCTACGCCAGCAAACTTCGCAGCTATAGGGAACTCCCCATTAGATGGGCGGAACTAGGAACCGTTTACCGCTACGAGCGACCTGGGGTGATGCATGGGCTGATGAGAGTGCGGGGCTTCACCCAAGACGACGCCCACGTGTTTTGCCTACCAGAACAAATCAGTGATGAAATCTTGCAAATCCTGAATCTCACAGAACGGATTCTGTCGACATTCGATTTCAGCAACTACGAGATCAACCTTTCAACAAAACCAGACAAAGCCATCGGCGATGACGCTGTCTGGGAGCTCGCCACCAAAGGCCTGATCGAAGCCTTAGAGCGCAAGGGCTGGGACTACAAAATTGATGAGGGTGGCGGAGCCTTTTACGGACCCAAGATCGACCTGAAAATCGAGGATGCGATTGGTCGAATGTGGCAGTGCTCAACCATCCAGCTCGATTTCAACTTGCCTGAGCGTTTCGGACTGGATTACATCGCAGCTGATGGAAGCAAACAGCGCCCGATCATGATTCACCGAGCGATTTTCGGTTCACTGGAACGATTTTTCGGAATCATGACCGAAAACTATGCGGGAGATTTTCCGTTTTGGCTCGCCCCAGAACAGATCCGGTTGCTGCCTGTGACCGATGAAGTACTGGGTTACGCAGAAGAGCTTCAAAACAAGCTCAAAGCAGCTGGTATTCGCGCCAGCATTGATCGCAGCGGAGACCGACTTGGGAAGCTGATCCGCACGGGAGAACAGATGAAAATCCCAGTGTTGGCTGTTATTGGAGCCAAAGAAGCTGATCAGGGCGCTGCGAGCCTGCGCAGCCGCCGCGATGGCGACCTTGGTGTGATCGCAAAGGAGCGTCTAATCACAGCGGCACAATCGGCCAACCAAGAACGGCACGCCTCACTTTGTTTTGCCGACAATGGGGGCATCGGGTAATGAGCGACCCAGCGATCACGGCTCTGGCCGATCTCAATCGATTACTCAGTGCCCCTCAGCTGAGTTCGAGCGAGCGGAAGGGTCTCAAAAGCGAGCTCATCGCTGAGATGAATAAGTTCGCCTGGTTCACAGTTGGCATCATGGCCCCCTCATCCACTGACGCGATGATCTGTCTTCGCGACCTTGAGCTGGCGATGGGTTGGCCTGCCATGCAGCTCGAGGACGAAACACCCATTGACAGCGGGGTCTTCCTAAAGGCCAACCAATCGACTGGTTGCATTCGCATCCGAGCAGAGGCGGGGCTGGGTGAAGGCTTTTTAATCAGCGGACATCAAGCTGAGTCTCAACAATTAGGTCCACAGTCAGGCCCTACATGGGGTCCCCTCCCTCTCGACCTTTTTCATAACTGAGCGTTCCAGAGCCTCATCAAAACTTGTCGATTCCGATCAAAGCCATCAGCCTTGAGCTGAGATGCGCCGATCGATCCAATGCAGGCAACGACTTACCTGGCCGGTGATCTTGGTGGCACCAAAACGCTCCTAGCGATCTACAGCGATCAAAACGGCAAGCTGAAACAAGAGCATGTCCAGCGTTACGTGTCGGCGGAATGGACGTCTCTGGACTCCATGCTCAAGCACTTCCTCCAAACACGCCCAGACGCCAACTCCAAACCTCAAACCAGCTGTTTCGCCGTCGCCGGCCCCGTGAAGAACCGTGCTGCTGAACTCACCAATTTGGGATGGAGTATCAGCCAAGAGTCACTGCAACAATCGGCCGGTTTAGAGCAGGTCGAACTCGTTAATGATTTCGCTGTTCTGATCTACGGCCTTCCACATTTCAGTGACAGCCAGCAGATCACGCTTCAAACCGGATCGGGAATCGATTCTGATGTCACCCAAGCCAAGCAGGGTCCCGTCGCCATTCTTGGAGCAGGAACAGGGCTGGGAATGGCTCGGGGACTTCCAAGCAACACAGGATGGATTGCTTTACCCAGCGAGGGTGGTCATCGAGAGTTCGCACCACGTAGCAACGACGAATGGGCCCTTGTGCAATGGCTCAAGCGTGATCTATCCCTTGAGCGGATCTCCGTGGAGAGAGTTGTAAGCGGAACCGGATTGGGCCATGTCATGCACTGGATGCTTCAGCAGTCTGAAAACGCGACGCACCCACTTCAAGAGAAGGCCAAGGCATGGAGATACAACACACCAGACCATCCTGATTATCACGATATCCCTGCTTCAACATGCCAATTCGCCAAAGCAGGCGACCAGCTTGCTAACGCTGCGATGACGCTTTGGCTCAGTGCCTACGGAGCAGCAGCAGGTGACTTGGCCTTACAGGAATTGTGCACTGGTGGGCTTTGGATCGGTGGAGGAACGGCCGAAAAAAACCAAGATGGCTTGAAGTCGATGCATTTTTTAAATGCCATGCGGCAGAAAGGGCGCTTTCAGCCTTTTTTGGAAGGTTTGACGGTGCGTGCTGTGATCGATCCGGAAGCTGGTCTGTTCAGTGCAGCTTGCAGAGCACGGAAACTAGCTGAGTCGAGTGGGACACTGGCCTGAGTGGAAACGCAGGGATGGCGCAGCCGCGTATAGGCCAAACAGTGGTAGTGGATGTTCCCGCAACCACCGCCAACATTGGACCAGGATTCGATTGTCTAGGCGCTGCTCTGGATCTCAATAACCGATTCACCATGCGTCGAATCGATGGCGATGGAGAGCGATTTGAACTGATCATCGAAGGGCAGGAGGGGTCTCATTTACGGGGAGGGCCAGACAACCTCGTGTATCGAGCAGCGCAACGGGTCTGGAAAGCAGCCGGCCAAGAGCCCATAGCCATCGAAGCTCGAGTGCGCCTAGCCGTTCCTCCAGCGAGGGGTCTAGGCAGCAGCGCCACAGCCATCGTGGCGGGACTGGTGGGTGCCAATGCCTTAGTGGGAGAGCCTCTCAGTCGAGAAAAACTGCTGGAGCTTGCAATCGATATCGAAGGACACCCAGACAATGTTGTGCCTTCGCTCCTGGGGGGGCTATGCATGACGGCAAAGGCTGCTTCTCAGCGCTGGCGAGTGGTGCGTTGCGAATGGATGCACAGCATCAAAGCAGTCGTTGCGATCCCAGCCATTCGTCTCAGCACCAGCGAAGCAAGACGGGCCATGCCGAAATCGGTCCCCATTGGTGATGCAGTGGTCAATCTTGGTGCCCTCACCCTGCTGCTGCAGGGCCTAAGGACTGGAAACGGCGATTTGATCTCAGACGGTATGCATGACCGCCTGCATGAGCCCTATCGCTGGAGGCTGATCAAAGGCGGGCAAGAAGTCAAAGAGGCTGCGCTAGCGGCTGGAGCCTGGGGATGTGCCATCAGCGGCGCAGGCCCAAGCATTTTGGCCCTGTGTTCAGAAGAGAAAGGGCAAACCGTGAGCCATGCCATGGTCAAGGCTTGGGAAGCGGCTGGCGTCGCTAGTCGCGCTCCACTGCTTAGCCTTCAGACGGCTGGGAGCCACTGGCACCCCAAAGATACTGAGTAGAATTACTCATCAAGGCCCCTGGGGCTGATAAGTTCAATCACAATCTTGCGAATGCCATGGACGCCAATTTGCCGCTGACGGCTGCGTCTCAGACAGCGTTCCCATGGCTCTCGCTCATCGTTTTGCTTCCTGCGGCGATGGCTCTGTTGATGCCATTGCTGCCAGGTGATGACACAGAGCCATCACCTTTGCCGCGAAATCTGGCCATCGGAGTCCTTCTGATCGACCTTGTGTTGATGTTGGTGGTCTTTAGTAAGCATTTCGACCCCAGCGATAGCAGTCTTCAGCTCGTTGAACGGGTCAGCTGGGTTCCATCGATCGGCTTGGAATGGTCCCTCGGCGCCGATGGACTGTCAGCTCCACTTGTTGTGCTCAGTGGGCTAGTCACGCTTTTATCCGTTGCCGCCAGCTGGAACGTTCAACACAAGACCAACTTGTACTTCGGTCTTTTACTGGTTCAAGCCTCCGCTCAGGGACTGGTCTTTCTCTCCCAGGATTTTCTGCTGTTCTTCCTCTCTTGGGAACTGGAACTCGTTCCTGTTTATCTCCTGATTGCGATCTGGGGTGGAAGCAATCGTCAATACGCAGCCACAAAATTCATCCTCTACACGGCTGTCGCATCCCTTCTAATTCTCATTAGCGGCCTTGCCCTGGCCCTATCCGGAGACAGCTTCACGCTCAACCTGACTGAGCTCGCTGCACGTTCTCCAGGAGGAACTTTTGGGTTGCTCTGTTACCTCGGCTTCCTAATCGGCTTTGGTGTGAAGTTACCGATGTTTCCACTTCACACCTGGCTTCCAGACGCCCATGGAGAGGCCAATGCTCCCGTGTCGATGTTGCTGGCTGGTGTGCTGTTGAAAATGGGCGGTTATGCCTTGCTGCGCTTCAACGTTCAGATGCTCCCCGATGCGCATCTCGTTCTTGCGCCAGCACTCATCGTTCTTGGCATCGTCAACATCATTTATGGAGCGTTGAACGCTTTCGCTCAAGACAATGTCAAACGGCGTATCGCCTGCAGCTCGGTCAGCCATATGGGCTTTGTGTTGCTTGGCATCGGTGCTGTGGATGCCCTCAGCCTGAGTGGCGCCATGCTCCAGATGATTAGTCACGGACTGATCGCAGCAGCAATGTTCTTCGTGACAGGCTGTTTTTACGAACGCACCAAAACGCTGTCCATTCCCAACATGGGCGGACTTGCGAAGGTGCTACCGATCACCTTTGCATTCTTTCTTGCCAGCTCCCTGGCCTCCCTTGCCCTTCCTGGCATGAGCGGATTCATCAGTGAAATCACAATCTTTCTGGGCATAACCAGTCAGGAAAATTTCACCACCTTGTTCCGCATCACGACGGTTGCCATCGCAGCGATTGGGCTCGTGCTTACCCCGATGTATCTCCTCTCCATGTGCAGACGAGTGTTCTTTGGCCCACGAATCCCAGCTTTGGCCTTCATCGATGACATGCGCCCACGAGAACTAGTGATCGGGCTCACCCTGATGGTGCCAACGTTGGTGATTGGAATTTGGCCCCGTATCGCCATGGATTTCTACGAAGCAGCCACCAATGCTCTCGCCAGTGATCTAGGCACTCATAGCCTGGTTGCTCTCACAACCCTGCTGCCGGCGGGCTGACATCGATGACCAACCCAGAACTCTTGCGCGGATCCGGCCTACCGCGCTTCGAGGCCATCGATGCATCCCAGGTAGAAGCTCATATCCCAGCACTGATCCAGGACTTGGGAGAACAGCTCAGCACGCTGGAATCCACGCTTCAGCAACGCCTATCTGACAACACACCGCTGAGCTGGGATGAGGTGATGACTCCACTTCACCACCTTGGGGAACGATTGCGCTGGAGCTGGGGGGTGGTGAGCCATCTCAACGGCGTCTGCAATAGCTCCGAGCTGCGCGAAGCCCACGCGGCTCAACAACCGGAGGTCGTGCGTTTTAGCAACCGCGCTGGACAGAGCCAAGTGATCCACCAGGCCCTGGAAAGCCTTCAACGGAACCCCAGTCATCCGCTGGACTCCACCCAAATCCGGATCCTTGATGCCGAGCTGTTGTCGATGCGCCATCGAGGGGTGGGCTTGAGCGGAGCGTCCCAAGAGTCCTTTAACGAAGCCAGCGAACAACTCGCTTCACTGTCCACCCGATTCAGCAATCACGTTCTCGATGCCACCCAAGGCTGGACCCTGCTGGTGCATGAAGTAGACCAACTCCGAGGCATACCGGAACGGGCCTTGCAGGCTTTGGCTGCCGCCGCCAAAGACGCTGGAGATCTGCATCGCGATGGACAAGATCCCACAGCCTTGGAGGGGCCTTGGCGTCTTGGTCTCGATATGCCCAGATACCTACCCGTCCTGACCCATGCCGACAACCGCAACCTGAGAGAAACCGTTTACCGGGCACAGGTCAGTCGAGCGAGCTCCGGAGAGCTCGACAACACTCCTCTCATCGAGGAGATCCTCGACCTACGGACCCATCAGGCTGCACGCCTTGGCTACCAAAACTGGGCCGAACGAAGCCTGGCCTCAAAAATGGCTGACAACGTACAAGCCGTTGAACAGCTTCTTGAAGAACTTCGCGTTGCAGCCCTGCCCGTCGCGGAACAAGAGATTGATGAACTGAGGGACTGTGCTCGTCATCATGGTGCGACAGAAGCGGATGATTTCAGCCCCTGGGATGTGAGCTACTGGGCGGAGAAACTTCGTCAAGAGCGGTTCAACCTCAATCAAGAGGAGTTGCGTCCATGGTTTCCACTTCCACAAGTACTAGATGGCCTTTTCCATCTTTGCGAACGCTTGTTCTCCATCCAGATTGAAGCTGCTGATGGCGAAGCACCGATCTGGCATCAGGATGTGCGCTTTTTCAGAGTCAACGATCAAGAAGGCCAACCCCTCGCAGCCTTTTATCTCGATCCCTTCAGCCGACCGGCCAGCAAGCGAGGTGGAGCCTGGATGGATGAATGTCTAAACCGGTCTCGCAATTCTGAGGGTGAGCTCACCCACCCTGTGGCCTATCTGATTTGCAACCAGACCCCACCTGCTGGAGACGTCCCAAGCCTGATGAGTTTCGAAGAGGTGGAGACCCTCTTTCATGAGTTTGGCCATGGGCTTCAACACATGCTCACCACGGTGGAACATCCTCAAGCCGCCGGAATCAACAATGTGGAATGGGACGCGGTCGAGCTTCCCAGTCAGTTCATGGAGAATTGGTGCCTTGATCACCAGACCCTGATGGGAATGGCCCGTCATTGGAAAACAGGGGAACCATTGCCTGAAGAGGACTACAACAAACTGCGCAACAGCCGCACCTTCATGCAGGGATGCGGAACGCTCCGCCAGGTTCATTTCGCTTTGACCGATTTACGTCTTCACAGCACTTGGACAACCGAGCTTGGTCAATCCCCTGATGCATTCAGACGCT
This window harbors:
- the trpS gene encoding tryptophan--tRNA ligase → MGRPRVLSGVQPTGALHLGNWLGAIRNWVDLQHDNDTFFCVVDLHAVTVPHDPNRLAENTLSTAALYLACGLDPDQSTVFVQSHVKAHSELCWLLNCVTPLNWLERMIQFKEKAVKQGDNVSVGLLDYPVLMAADILLYDADLVPVGEDQKQHLELARDIAQQRINARFGSEDQPLLQVPKPLIMREGARVMSLTDGRNKMSKSDPNDNSRITLLDPPALITKKIKRAKTDPQMGLEFSNPDRPETDNLLGLYALLSGKGRSAAAEECAAMGWGTFKPLLAEAAVSALEPIQSRYNELMDDRAELEKVLNQGRERAEAVAIATVDRVRKAMGFLTA
- a CDS encoding glycoside hydrolase family 104 protein, whose translation is MLSSFAKLPRAVLPAFSQASGIGVVSMGLLLGLAHSIHSERSSERLNQAEQVASALQQDVKTDQKASPYTITHERRALLNTIRFAEGTWKDGHDLGYRTLYGGGQFEDLSKHPERVVVKRYVSAAAGAYQFLPTTWQEVSGRLNLPSFSPDHQDQAALHLVKRRGALHEVDQKGLTAKAMNSLAPEWASFPTHSGLSAYGQPVKSHAELASFYSKNLQTLRQGA
- a CDS encoding DUF2605 family protein, translated to MNQEADALLESLLDSLLNDFNHCFKRGQELLAACPDSVMPLDEREAMGVRIDEGLKAIAATRALVNATPTAMAISMEAMTPWHQLVIEVWGLSARVTEANRKNSL
- the thrS gene encoding threonine--tRNA ligase; amino-acid sequence: MAGPEQETVSSVAATTPATIAPVVLPKTSNSESLLKIRHSMSHVMAMAVQKLFPTAQVTIGPWTETGFYYDFDNPEPFTEADLKAIKKEMGKIIGRKLPLERIEVSRDEAERRIKAQNEPYKLEILERLVEPITLYTLGDQWWDLCAGPHVANTSELNPKAFELESVAGAYWRGDETKAQLQRIYGTAWETADQLAEHRRRKEEALRRDHRRLGKDLDLFSIEDEAGAGLVFWHPRGARMRLLIEDFWRQAHFEGEYELLYTPHVADISLWKTSGHLDFYAESMFGPMEVDERQYQLKPMNCPFHVLTYASKLRSYRELPIRWAELGTVYRYERPGVMHGLMRVRGFTQDDAHVFCLPEQISDEILQILNLTERILSTFDFSNYEINLSTKPDKAIGDDAVWELATKGLIEALERKGWDYKIDEGGGAFYGPKIDLKIEDAIGRMWQCSTIQLDFNLPERFGLDYIAADGSKQRPIMIHRAIFGSLERFFGIMTENYAGDFPFWLAPEQIRLLPVTDEVLGYAEELQNKLKAAGIRASIDRSGDRLGKLIRTGEQMKIPVLAVIGAKEADQGAASLRSRRDGDLGVIAKERLITAAQSANQERHASLCFADNGGIG
- a CDS encoding DUF1824 family protein — its product is MSDPAITALADLNRLLSAPQLSSSERKGLKSELIAEMNKFAWFTVGIMAPSSTDAMICLRDLELAMGWPAMQLEDETPIDSGVFLKANQSTGCIRIRAEAGLGEGFLISGHQAESQQLGPQSGPTWGPLPLDLFHN
- the glk gene encoding glucokinase; this translates as MQATTYLAGDLGGTKTLLAIYSDQNGKLKQEHVQRYVSAEWTSLDSMLKHFLQTRPDANSKPQTSCFAVAGPVKNRAAELTNLGWSISQESLQQSAGLEQVELVNDFAVLIYGLPHFSDSQQITLQTGSGIDSDVTQAKQGPVAILGAGTGLGMARGLPSNTGWIALPSEGGHREFAPRSNDEWALVQWLKRDLSLERISVERVVSGTGLGHVMHWMLQQSENATHPLQEKAKAWRYNTPDHPDYHDIPASTCQFAKAGDQLANAAMTLWLSAYGAAAGDLALQELCTGGLWIGGGTAEKNQDGLKSMHFLNAMRQKGRFQPFLEGLTVRAVIDPEAGLFSAACRARKLAESSGTLA
- the thrB gene encoding homoserine kinase, producing MAQPRIGQTVVVDVPATTANIGPGFDCLGAALDLNNRFTMRRIDGDGERFELIIEGQEGSHLRGGPDNLVYRAAQRVWKAAGQEPIAIEARVRLAVPPARGLGSSATAIVAGLVGANALVGEPLSREKLLELAIDIEGHPDNVVPSLLGGLCMTAKAASQRWRVVRCEWMHSIKAVVAIPAIRLSTSEARRAMPKSVPIGDAVVNLGALTLLLQGLRTGNGDLISDGMHDRLHEPYRWRLIKGGQEVKEAALAAGAWGCAISGAGPSILALCSEEKGQTVSHAMVKAWEAAGVASRAPLLSLQTAGSHWHPKDTE
- a CDS encoding NAD(P)H-quinone oxidoreductase subunit 4, with product MDANLPLTAASQTAFPWLSLIVLLPAAMALLMPLLPGDDTEPSPLPRNLAIGVLLIDLVLMLVVFSKHFDPSDSSLQLVERVSWVPSIGLEWSLGADGLSAPLVVLSGLVTLLSVAASWNVQHKTNLYFGLLLVQASAQGLVFLSQDFLLFFLSWELELVPVYLLIAIWGGSNRQYAATKFILYTAVASLLILISGLALALSGDSFTLNLTELAARSPGGTFGLLCYLGFLIGFGVKLPMFPLHTWLPDAHGEANAPVSMLLAGVLLKMGGYALLRFNVQMLPDAHLVLAPALIVLGIVNIIYGALNAFAQDNVKRRIACSSVSHMGFVLLGIGAVDALSLSGAMLQMISHGLIAAAMFFVTGCFYERTKTLSIPNMGGLAKVLPITFAFFLASSLASLALPGMSGFISEITIFLGITSQENFTTLFRITTVAIAAIGLVLTPMYLLSMCRRVFFGPRIPALAFIDDMRPRELVIGLTLMVPTLVIGIWPRIAMDFYEAATNALASDLGTHSLVALTTLLPAG
- a CDS encoding M3 family metallopeptidase, translated to MTNPELLRGSGLPRFEAIDASQVEAHIPALIQDLGEQLSTLESTLQQRLSDNTPLSWDEVMTPLHHLGERLRWSWGVVSHLNGVCNSSELREAHAAQQPEVVRFSNRAGQSQVIHQALESLQRNPSHPLDSTQIRILDAELLSMRHRGVGLSGASQESFNEASEQLASLSTRFSNHVLDATQGWTLLVHEVDQLRGIPERALQALAAAAKDAGDLHRDGQDPTALEGPWRLGLDMPRYLPVLTHADNRNLRETVYRAQVSRASSGELDNTPLIEEILDLRTHQAARLGYQNWAERSLASKMADNVQAVEQLLEELRVAALPVAEQEIDELRDCARHHGATEADDFSPWDVSYWAEKLRQERFNLNQEELRPWFPLPQVLDGLFHLCERLFSIQIEAADGEAPIWHQDVRFFRVNDQEGQPLAAFYLDPFSRPASKRGGAWMDECLNRSRNSEGELTHPVAYLICNQTPPAGDVPSLMSFEEVETLFHEFGHGLQHMLTTVEHPQAAGINNVEWDAVELPSQFMENWCLDHQTLMGMARHWKTGEPLPEEDYNKLRNSRTFMQGCGTLRQVHFALTDLRLHSTWTTELGQSPDAFRRSIANNTTVLPPIPEDRFLCAFGHIFAGGYSAGYYSYKWAEVLSADAFAAFEEVGLDREADVQATGQRFRNTVLSLGGSQRPADVYKSFRGRTASTDALIRHSGLAAAGR